From Bacillus basilensis, a single genomic window includes:
- a CDS encoding peptide ABC transporter substrate-binding protein produces MKKKMKKFTAVVAPVLAMSMALTACSGSSGGEKKSTTTSNNGGEEKKSDIKYAAKQVLNRTETNEIPTMDTSKNTDTLGSQILGNTMEGLYRLDKDNKPIPAVAESSTKSEDGKKYTFKLRKDAKWSNGDPVTAKDFVFAWQRLVDPKTAAEYAFIAYYIKNAETINQGKGEVSTLGVKAVDDYTLEVELERPVPYFLNLMAFASYYPLNEKFVKEKGNKFGLESDTTLYNGPFVLTDWKHEQGWKLKKNEQYWDKKTVKLEEINYSVVKEPATRVNLYDTGAIDFTLLSGEFVDKYRNNKEEFGAYSETSTFYLRLNQKRGWQDTPLKSKKLREAIALSIDKKALTNVILNDGSKPVDYLVPKGLASGPDGKDFAETFKNGLKQDSKKAAAAWEEAKKELGKDQVTIELLNYDTGNAKKVGEYVKDQVEKNLKGVTVNIKLQPFKQKLKLESDQDYDFSYGGWNPDYADPMTYLDMFETKNSQNQMSYSNSKYDDIITKSKTEWMADAKKRWTELGKAEKLLLEDDVALVPLYQSGRSYVMKPNVKGIVKHNISPEYSFKWAYVEEK; encoded by the coding sequence ATGAAGAAAAAGATGAAAAAATTCACGGCAGTTGTAGCACCAGTTTTGGCAATGAGTATGGCTTTAACAGCATGTTCTGGATCTTCTGGTGGGGAGAAGAAATCGACTACAACGTCTAATAATGGTGGGGAAGAGAAGAAGTCTGATATTAAATATGCGGCAAAGCAAGTGTTAAATCGTACAGAAACGAATGAAATTCCGACGATGGATACTTCCAAAAATACAGATACACTTGGCTCACAAATTTTAGGGAATACGATGGAAGGTTTATATCGCCTTGATAAAGACAATAAGCCAATCCCAGCTGTAGCAGAATCTAGCACAAAAAGCGAGGATGGTAAAAAATATACATTTAAACTACGTAAAGATGCAAAATGGTCAAACGGTGATCCAGTAACAGCGAAAGATTTCGTATTTGCATGGCAACGTCTAGTAGATCCAAAAACAGCTGCTGAGTATGCATTTATCGCTTACTATATTAAAAATGCGGAAACAATTAATCAAGGAAAAGGAGAAGTTTCTACATTAGGTGTAAAAGCGGTAGATGATTATACGCTTGAAGTGGAACTAGAAAGACCAGTACCATATTTCTTGAACTTAATGGCATTTGCGTCTTACTATCCATTAAATGAAAAGTTCGTGAAAGAAAAAGGGAATAAATTCGGTTTAGAGTCTGATACAACACTTTATAATGGTCCATTTGTGCTTACTGATTGGAAGCATGAGCAAGGTTGGAAATTAAAGAAAAATGAGCAGTATTGGGACAAAAAGACTGTAAAACTAGAAGAAATCAATTATAGTGTAGTAAAAGAACCAGCTACTAGAGTAAATTTATATGACACAGGTGCGATTGATTTCACACTTTTATCAGGTGAATTTGTTGATAAGTATAGAAATAATAAAGAAGAGTTCGGCGCATATTCGGAAACAAGTACGTTTTACTTACGTCTAAACCAAAAACGTGGTTGGCAAGATACACCGTTAAAGAGCAAAAAACTACGTGAAGCAATTGCATTATCAATTGATAAGAAAGCTTTAACGAATGTTATTTTAAATGATGGTTCAAAACCAGTGGATTACTTAGTACCAAAAGGTTTAGCGAGTGGACCAGACGGTAAAGATTTCGCAGAAACGTTCAAGAATGGTTTAAAACAAGACTCCAAAAAGGCAGCGGCAGCCTGGGAAGAAGCGAAAAAAGAACTTGGAAAAGATCAAGTAACAATTGAACTGTTAAATTATGATACTGGTAATGCGAAAAAAGTTGGGGAGTATGTAAAAGACCAAGTTGAAAAGAATTTAAAAGGTGTAACAGTAAATATTAAACTGCAGCCATTTAAGCAAAAACTAAAATTAGAATCAGACCAAGATTATGATTTCTCATATGGCGGCTGGAATCCAGATTATGCGGATCCAATGACATACCTTGATATGTTTGAAACAAAAAATTCGCAGAATCAGATGAGCTATTCAAATTCAAAATATGATGACATTATTACTAAAAGTAAGACGGAATGGATGGCTGATGCGAAAAAACGTTGGACAGAGTTAGGGAAAGCAGAAAAATTGTTACTTGAAGATGATGTAGCGCTTGTACCTTTATATCAAAGTGGTAGATCATATGTTATGAAACCAAATGTAAAGGGGATTGTGAAACATAATATTAGTCCGGAATATAGCTTTAAATGGGCGTATGTAGAAGAGAAATAA
- a CDS encoding vWA domain-containing protein: MKIRICATFMLFLFIWLHPFWTFAKGEEAKERVVSLVYDDSGSMRNNDRWKYANYALQSLVALLDEKDKFSYVPMSKPNDPLNISLTKDKRQTEIEGIGAWKTYLNTPFSAVETAMQSIKKEADIDGKREFWLIVLTDGAFNDLEKDKVGGKEQITQKLAQFKKEMDVKKISLHPILITMEEDLGQQEKAQLNTFKEIWKKEINGVTMPSSGEDGIVKSVNQVAALVANRDPFSSVESIVKTKVVGKKVEITTPFPLKRMTLVRQSPSLSNYQVTQISKPLQLQSSFSIHAPGEAKLFGNIVHISTENEEVIKPGTYTIEVDQDIEKEGLQVLVEPALNYTVSTYDKEDKDRKKIEEMYEDVTAVIEAKPTELPVQSSYFQAEVEIDGKQYAMKWDDKRHVFYYETKLTKGLVRGKVHMNIKGFYRQTKGFKIETTKKPELSLQTVTKDYEEKVSNLENSKPFIIQPQLDGKPMTEEAVKKLLKSTGVTSKQSINYEIKQHGNQIYIYPRPHYSDTFNFTDTGTVEATIVVQDSKLQEVKKKISLHIQNAPFYEKYALIFKFVIPITLLLLIVGIIVLGWIVRPRFHRKALLYYEWDQEVAKDWLYQSEPELLKNKWWKHYFGIPYRAERKTVQSVTFIAKKGSKSIFVAKESQVVGMIIDGMFITEDEVRMEHKTLYPNELLVIDRGYGKEIYKYECE, from the coding sequence ATGAAAATTCGAATTTGTGCCACATTCATGTTGTTTCTATTTATATGGTTACATCCTTTTTGGACTTTTGCAAAAGGAGAGGAGGCAAAGGAAAGGGTCGTTTCACTTGTATATGATGATTCGGGCAGCATGAGAAATAACGATCGCTGGAAATATGCCAATTACGCTTTGCAAAGTTTAGTTGCGCTATTAGATGAAAAAGATAAATTTTCCTACGTTCCAATGAGCAAGCCGAATGATCCATTAAACATTTCGTTAACGAAGGATAAGAGACAAACGGAAATTGAGGGAATTGGAGCATGGAAAACGTATTTAAATACTCCGTTTAGCGCAGTAGAAACCGCGATGCAATCTATAAAAAAGGAAGCAGATATAGATGGGAAACGTGAATTTTGGCTTATTGTATTAACTGACGGGGCATTTAATGATTTAGAGAAAGATAAGGTTGGCGGAAAAGAACAAATTACACAGAAGTTAGCACAGTTTAAGAAAGAAATGGATGTAAAAAAGATATCGTTACATCCAATTTTAATTACGATGGAAGAGGATTTAGGACAGCAGGAAAAGGCACAACTAAATACGTTTAAAGAAATATGGAAGAAAGAGATAAATGGAGTTACGATGCCATCTAGTGGAGAGGATGGGATCGTAAAAAGTGTCAATCAAGTGGCAGCATTAGTAGCAAATCGTGATCCATTCTCCTCTGTTGAATCGATTGTAAAAACGAAAGTAGTAGGAAAAAAAGTAGAGATTACAACACCATTTCCTTTAAAGCGTATGACACTTGTACGACAATCACCTTCTTTGTCTAATTATCAGGTCACACAAATTTCTAAACCATTACAATTACAATCTTCTTTTTCCATACATGCACCAGGAGAAGCGAAATTATTCGGAAATATAGTTCATATAAGTACGGAAAATGAGGAAGTTATTAAACCAGGAACTTATACGATAGAAGTGGACCAGGATATTGAGAAAGAAGGGTTACAAGTACTTGTTGAACCGGCGCTTAATTATACGGTTTCTACTTATGACAAAGAAGATAAGGATAGAAAAAAAATTGAGGAAATGTATGAAGATGTGACAGCTGTTATTGAAGCAAAGCCTACTGAGTTGCCAGTTCAGTCTTCTTACTTCCAGGCAGAAGTAGAAATAGACGGAAAGCAATATGCAATGAAGTGGGACGATAAAAGACATGTGTTTTATTACGAAACTAAGCTTACTAAAGGATTAGTACGTGGGAAAGTTCATATGAACATAAAAGGATTCTACAGACAGACGAAAGGATTTAAAATTGAAACAACTAAAAAGCCTGAATTATCACTTCAAACTGTCACGAAAGATTATGAAGAAAAAGTATCAAATTTAGAGAATAGTAAACCGTTTATTATACAACCACAGTTAGATGGTAAGCCGATGACAGAAGAGGCTGTAAAGAAACTATTAAAATCTACTGGTGTCACATCTAAACAATCAATCAACTATGAAATAAAACAACATGGTAATCAAATTTATATTTATCCTCGACCTCATTACTCCGACACATTCAATTTTACAGATACCGGCACCGTAGAAGCTACCATCGTAGTGCAGGATTCAAAATTACAAGAAGTAAAGAAAAAAATATCACTTCATATTCAAAATGCACCGTTTTATGAAAAGTATGCGCTTATTTTTAAGTTTGTTATTCCTATCACTTTATTACTGTTAATAGTAGGAATAATCGTTTTAGGATGGATTGTCCGTCCAAGATTTCACCGTAAAGCACTATTGTATTACGAATGGGATCAAGAGGTAGCGAAAGATTGGTTATATCAATCTGAGCCAGAGTTACTTAAAAATAAATGGTGGAAACATTATTTTGGTATTCCGTATAGAGCAGAAAGAAAGACTGTGCAATCCGTTACGTTTATAGCAAAGAAAGGATCGAAATCAATATTTGTAGCGAAAGAGTCACAAGTAGTAGGAATGATTATTGATGGGATGTTTATAACAGAGGATGAGGTTAGAATGGAACATAAGACATTATATCCAAATGAACTTTTAGTAATTGATAGAGGATATGGTAAGGAGATTTATAAATACGAGTGTGAATAA
- a CDS encoding peptide ABC transporter substrate-binding protein, which translates to MKKKMKKFTAVVAPVLAMSMALTACSGSGGEKKSTTTSSGGGEEKKSEIKYAAKQVLNRTENQEIPTMDVSKSTDTLGSQILGNTMEGLYRLDKDNKPIPAAAESSTKSEDGKKYTFKLRKDAKWSNGDPVTAKDFVYAWQRLLDKNTAAEYAFIAFYIKNAEAINKGEKPLTDLGAKAVDDYTLEVELEKPVPYFLNLMAFPSYYPLNEKFVKEKGDKFGLEADTTLYNGPFVMASWKHEQGWQLKKNDKYWDNKTVKLEEINYSVVKEVATKVNLYDTGSIDFTLLSGEFVDKYKSNKEEYGEYSEASTFFLRLNQKRNGQDTPLKSKKLREAIALSIDKKGLANVILNNGSKATDQLVPKGLATGPDGKDYQDTFKNGLKYDPKKGAAAWEAAKKELGKDQVTIELLSYDDGTAKKIADYFKDQIEKNLKGVTVNTKIQPFKQKLKLESAQDYEVSFAGWSPDYSDPMTFIDMFESKSPYNQMSYSNPKYDEMVAKAGNELLSDPKKRWETLGKAEKLFLEEDAGLVPLYQTGRAYVMKPNVKGIAKHNISPEYSFKWAYVTEGK; encoded by the coding sequence ATGAAGAAAAAGATGAAAAAGTTCACGGCGGTTGTAGCGCCAGTTTTAGCGATGAGTATGGCGTTGACAGCGTGTTCTGGATCTGGTGGGGAGAAGAAATCAACTACGACGTCTAGTGGTGGTGGGGAAGAGAAAAAATCTGAAATTAAATACGCGGCAAAACAAGTGTTAAATCGTACAGAGAATCAAGAGATTCCGACGATGGATGTTTCAAAATCTACTGATACATTAGGTTCTCAAATTTTAGGGAACACAATGGAAGGTTTATATCGATTAGATAAAGATAATAAGCCGATCCCAGCTGCAGCAGAATCTAGTACGAAAAGCGAGGATGGCAAAAAATATACATTTAAATTACGTAAAGATGCAAAATGGTCAAACGGTGATCCAGTAACAGCGAAAGATTTCGTATACGCATGGCAGCGCTTACTTGATAAAAATACAGCTGCAGAATATGCGTTTATTGCCTTCTATATTAAAAATGCAGAAGCAATTAATAAAGGTGAAAAGCCTCTAACAGATTTAGGAGCAAAAGCGGTAGATGATTATACGCTAGAAGTAGAATTAGAAAAACCAGTACCATATTTCTTGAATTTAATGGCATTCCCATCTTACTATCCTTTAAATGAAAAGTTCGTAAAAGAAAAAGGAGATAAATTCGGTTTAGAAGCAGATACAACGTTGTATAACGGACCGTTCGTTATGGCTTCATGGAAACATGAACAAGGATGGCAGCTAAAGAAAAATGATAAGTACTGGGATAATAAGACTGTAAAATTAGAAGAGATTAACTATAGTGTAGTAAAAGAAGTTGCGACGAAAGTAAACTTATATGATACAGGATCAATTGATTTCACACTATTATCAGGAGAATTCGTTGATAAATATAAATCGAACAAAGAAGAGTACGGTGAGTATTCAGAAGCAAGTACATTCTTCTTACGTTTAAATCAAAAGCGTAACGGACAAGATACACCGTTAAAGAGCAAAAAACTACGTGAAGCAATCGCATTATCAATTGATAAAAAAGGTTTAGCAAACGTTATTTTAAATAACGGTTCAAAAGCAACAGATCAATTAGTGCCAAAAGGGCTTGCGACAGGACCAGACGGTAAAGACTACCAAGATACATTTAAAAATGGTTTAAAATATGATCCGAAAAAAGGTGCAGCAGCTTGGGAAGCAGCGAAAAAAGAACTTGGTAAAGATCAAGTGACAATTGAATTACTAAGCTATGATGATGGAACTGCGAAAAAAATTGCTGACTATTTTAAAGATCAAATTGAGAAAAACTTAAAAGGTGTAACGGTTAACACGAAAATTCAACCGTTCAAACAAAAACTAAAATTAGAGTCAGCACAAGATTATGAAGTTTCGTTTGCAGGTTGGAGCCCAGATTATTCGGATCCAATGACATTTATTGATATGTTTGAATCGAAGAGCCCATATAACCAAATGAGTTATTCGAATCCAAAATATGATGAAATGGTAGCGAAAGCAGGTAATGAATTACTGTCTGATCCGAAGAAGCGTTGGGAAACGTTAGGAAAAGCAGAGAAATTATTCCTTGAAGAAGATGCAGGATTAGTTCCTTTATATCAAACAGGAAGAGCGTATGTAATGAAACCGAATGTAAAAGGAATTGCGAAACACAACATTAGTCCAGAATATAGCTTTAAGTGGGCTTATGTAACGGAAGGTAAATAA
- a CDS encoding APC family permease yields the protein MSLLIKKTMDEEKKKVLNQTLGAIDLTLLGIGAIIGTGIFVLTGIVAAKHAGPAIVLSFILASIVCACVAFCYAEFASTVPVSGSVYSYTYMTLGEIFAFIVGWCVMLEYLLATSAVAAGWSAYFQSLLLGFNIHIPTIFASAPGMGKGGIIDLPAVLIILVVTFLLSRGAKESARINNIMVIIKLAVIVGFIAVGTQYVKPENWQPFLPFGFHGVVGGAATVFFAFLGFDAVATAAEEVKRPQRNVPIGLLVSLFICTVLYVGVSFVLTGMVPFTELNVADPVAYALRTVGEDRIAGLLSVGAIAGLTTVLLVAMFAFVRVSYSMSRDGLLPKRLSSVHKRLQTPFFNTWVTGILAALLAGLVDLNLLANLVNMGTITAFVFVSIAVIVLRKTHPNMKRPFRAPLVPFLPIVSIVSCIYLALNLSKLTLISFVAWIIIGVFIYFVYAKKHSNVRNGNRV from the coding sequence ATGAGTCTTTTAATAAAGAAAACAATGGATGAAGAAAAGAAAAAAGTATTGAATCAAACTTTAGGTGCCATTGACCTAACTCTTTTAGGGATTGGAGCAATTATTGGTACAGGAATTTTCGTATTAACAGGTATTGTAGCGGCGAAACATGCTGGCCCAGCGATTGTATTATCGTTTATATTAGCGTCGATTGTATGTGCGTGCGTAGCTTTCTGTTATGCTGAATTTGCATCTACAGTTCCAGTTTCGGGAAGTGTATATTCATATACATATATGACACTAGGTGAGATTTTTGCATTTATAGTCGGTTGGTGCGTTATGTTGGAGTACTTACTAGCGACTTCTGCGGTAGCAGCAGGATGGTCAGCGTATTTTCAGTCATTGCTACTAGGATTTAATATTCACATTCCTACAATTTTTGCTTCGGCACCTGGTATGGGGAAGGGTGGAATTATTGATTTACCAGCAGTTCTCATTATTTTAGTTGTTACATTTTTATTAAGTCGTGGTGCAAAAGAAAGTGCACGAATAAATAATATAATGGTTATTATTAAGTTGGCTGTTATTGTAGGATTTATTGCTGTAGGAACACAATATGTAAAGCCAGAGAATTGGCAACCATTTCTACCGTTTGGTTTTCACGGTGTGGTAGGAGGCGCTGCTACTGTATTTTTTGCTTTTTTAGGATTTGATGCAGTTGCAACAGCCGCAGAGGAAGTGAAGCGTCCACAGCGTAACGTGCCAATTGGGTTACTTGTTTCCTTATTCATTTGTACCGTTCTATATGTAGGTGTTTCATTTGTGTTAACTGGAATGGTTCCGTTTACGGAATTAAATGTTGCTGATCCGGTTGCATATGCGTTGCGCACTGTAGGAGAAGATAGAATTGCTGGATTGTTATCGGTGGGAGCAATAGCAGGACTAACAACAGTTCTGTTAGTAGCTATGTTTGCGTTTGTTCGTGTATCTTACTCGATGAGTCGAGATGGATTGTTACCAAAAAGACTTTCAAGTGTGCATAAACGTTTACAAACTCCATTTTTTAATACGTGGGTTACAGGTATATTAGCAGCTTTATTAGCGGGATTAGTGGATTTGAATTTACTAGCTAATTTAGTGAATATGGGAACGATAACAGCATTTGTGTTTGTATCTATAGCTGTCATTGTATTAAGAAAGACACACCCTAATATGAAGAGGCCATTCCGTGCGCCCCTAGTACCTTTTTTACCTATCGTTTCAATAGTAAGTTGTATATATTTAGCTTTGAACCTTTCTAAGCTTACTTTAATTAGTTTTGTGGCATGGATTATAATAGGTGTTTTCATATATTTTGTATATGCTAAAAAACATAGTAATGTTAGAAATGGAAATAGAGTATAG
- a CDS encoding tubulin-like doman-containing protein, whose product MTLQVPTILIGLGGIGSTVTHQIYERLPEERRKKVAMHVFDTDVNTLSKFDHIRKFKTQTSSSKTPREYIAGDPTIPEWFPMDPTILDKPLTEGAGQLRVISRLALRAAMKEDKLTSFWQEIEKIFPVTSDQTEYGVRVIIVTSLAGGTGSGMFLQIALYLREMLRKKLQHHNILIRGAFLMPDVLVKTRTVSAKEFETVQANGYASLKELHAITLGSTGELSKRGGVTIELEYRPDQVDEDGRTNHTIKQHHLPYNYCFLYDYENLHGHHLHNLSDYMEQMANTIYLQLFSPMSANHFAQEDNQIQQLAESSGKGRYCGAGTAKIIYPYEHVLKYCALKWAVQGLDESWLHLDQLFQEKKQRYDQDVKRGMQREKPERGKSYLEDLEHLATRPEQAHIFYRQMYNETREGAEGGKVGVAKSKLFLEAVESYVQRTVQKDEELNRLQHECKISAAKLKMMEQMKGEVARVDHAVRLYAYAIPSRVHEHVTTLLYDMIESDRFSPSGSEGQSYQLNTWFLKKTDPVHPVSARFMLYEIRKQLVEKMNRLHENNEQKRNLIQNYDKKFNVSNIDGTVTAVRRVEIAQQQGWFGKMINNQQRLFKKEFEDIVTQYVHKLNEYRKEMLLELVYQSLYQAVNKMIQYWERFFDNLHETRENLLFEIQKRSKEFEGKTNPTNVYVLAEEKLQEKIWQDMQQHLNLGVLPKDISAEIYMSLYGEYCRDAKTEEIQSKKVEDFYREHILSYCYDELQIRYRDKLELNIVEALRKEADYKKRDRDEYVREKIEDLFHLASPFVPKVSHHRELQYWGIHPSLKKELQEELIQEMFKEKGTVHEAFSPFEVICYRAHYGLSLQDFPKLSSGHIANGFMNDKGDYFQSYYRRVNKLNSKKSSLTPHLDKYWHLPAFMPDLNATQTKLDYDKCNRALLYAYMYRWISLVAVDGQFVYQYNGVGRSFLIQSMGKNISSESYKLHRALLHNPFIYENILSRFEEEQEKAMIQGGHLYTHPFVLGAQDIRWLRKEHVHNILDMILMYDREAKYDPTLEETSDELLRLFLDEIELYFQNYYGTGADMVAKKEKEMFIKQLWDRSYAKGYVDPNSAPYKKWQNLLSVHDEEETPKTNV is encoded by the coding sequence ATGACGTTACAAGTTCCAACAATATTAATTGGTTTAGGTGGAATCGGTAGTACTGTGACACATCAAATATATGAAAGGCTACCTGAGGAGCGCCGAAAAAAGGTAGCAATGCACGTATTTGATACTGATGTGAATACATTGAGTAAATTTGATCATATTCGAAAGTTTAAGACGCAAACGAGTTCTAGTAAAACGCCTAGGGAGTATATTGCGGGAGATCCAACGATTCCAGAGTGGTTTCCAATGGACCCGACTATACTTGATAAACCACTGACAGAAGGAGCAGGACAGTTGCGCGTTATTTCACGTCTAGCGTTACGTGCTGCAATGAAAGAAGATAAACTCACCTCCTTTTGGCAAGAAATCGAGAAAATTTTCCCGGTTACAAGTGATCAAACGGAATATGGTGTGCGTGTCATTATAGTAACATCACTAGCGGGTGGAACAGGTTCAGGGATGTTTCTACAAATTGCATTATATTTACGTGAAATGCTTCGGAAGAAATTGCAACACCACAACATTTTAATACGTGGTGCGTTTCTAATGCCTGATGTGTTAGTGAAGACGAGAACGGTTAGTGCGAAAGAATTTGAAACGGTGCAAGCAAACGGCTATGCATCGTTAAAAGAATTACATGCCATTACACTCGGTTCTACCGGAGAATTATCAAAACGCGGTGGCGTTACAATTGAATTAGAATATCGACCTGACCAAGTAGATGAAGACGGCAGAACGAATCATACAATTAAACAACATCATTTACCGTACAATTATTGTTTCTTATACGATTACGAAAATCTGCATGGACACCATCTGCATAATTTATCAGATTATATGGAGCAAATGGCAAATACGATTTATTTACAGTTATTTAGTCCGATGTCTGCAAATCATTTTGCACAGGAAGATAATCAAATTCAGCAATTAGCAGAATCAAGCGGGAAAGGACGATATTGCGGGGCAGGAACGGCAAAGATTATTTATCCATATGAGCACGTGTTAAAATATTGTGCTTTAAAATGGGCCGTGCAAGGTTTAGATGAATCTTGGCTTCATTTAGATCAGTTGTTTCAAGAGAAGAAGCAAAGATATGACCAAGATGTAAAACGTGGTATGCAGCGTGAAAAGCCAGAGCGCGGGAAAAGTTATTTAGAAGACTTAGAACATCTTGCTACTCGTCCTGAACAGGCTCATATTTTCTATAGACAAATGTACAATGAAACACGTGAAGGAGCAGAAGGCGGTAAGGTCGGTGTTGCAAAATCTAAACTGTTTTTAGAAGCTGTAGAAAGTTATGTACAGCGTACGGTGCAAAAAGACGAGGAATTAAATCGTCTGCAGCATGAGTGTAAAATTTCGGCTGCGAAGCTGAAAATGATGGAGCAAATGAAAGGTGAAGTAGCAAGGGTGGATCATGCGGTTCGTTTATATGCGTATGCGATTCCAAGCCGTGTACATGAACATGTAACGACACTATTGTATGACATGATTGAATCAGACCGTTTTTCACCAAGTGGTTCTGAGGGACAGTCATATCAACTAAATACATGGTTTTTAAAGAAAACAGATCCTGTTCATCCAGTATCAGCTCGTTTTATGTTGTATGAAATTCGAAAACAGTTAGTAGAAAAAATGAATCGACTACATGAAAATAATGAACAAAAGCGTAATTTAATTCAAAACTACGATAAGAAATTTAATGTGAGTAATATTGATGGAACGGTAACAGCTGTGCGCCGAGTAGAAATTGCGCAGCAACAAGGCTGGTTTGGAAAAATGATTAATAATCAGCAACGTTTGTTTAAAAAAGAATTTGAAGATATTGTAACGCAGTACGTACACAAATTAAACGAGTATCGTAAAGAAATGCTATTAGAACTCGTGTATCAATCACTATATCAAGCAGTTAACAAAATGATTCAATATTGGGAAAGGTTTTTTGATAATTTACATGAAACACGTGAAAATTTATTGTTTGAAATTCAAAAACGAAGCAAGGAATTTGAAGGGAAAACAAACCCAACGAATGTATACGTATTAGCTGAAGAGAAGTTGCAAGAAAAGATTTGGCAAGATATGCAGCAACATTTAAATTTAGGTGTATTACCGAAAGATATATCTGCGGAAATTTATATGAGTTTGTACGGGGAATATTGCCGAGATGCGAAAACAGAAGAGATTCAATCGAAAAAGGTAGAAGACTTTTATCGTGAGCACATATTAAGTTATTGCTACGATGAATTACAAATACGCTATCGTGATAAATTAGAGCTAAATATCGTTGAGGCGTTACGCAAAGAAGCGGATTATAAGAAGCGTGATCGTGATGAATACGTTCGTGAAAAAATTGAAGACTTGTTCCATTTAGCTAGCCCATTCGTGCCGAAAGTTTCCCATCATAGGGAATTACAATATTGGGGGATACACCCATCTTTAAAGAAAGAACTGCAAGAGGAATTAATTCAAGAAATGTTTAAAGAAAAAGGTACAGTACACGAAGCTTTTTCACCGTTTGAAGTCATTTGTTATCGTGCGCATTACGGTTTATCTTTGCAAGACTTTCCTAAGCTTTCATCTGGACATATTGCAAATGGATTTATGAATGATAAAGGTGATTATTTTCAATCTTATTATCGCCGTGTGAATAAATTAAATAGTAAAAAATCTAGTTTAACACCGCATTTAGATAAGTATTGGCACTTGCCAGCCTTCATGCCAGATTTAAATGCAACGCAAACGAAGTTAGATTATGATAAATGTAATCGAGCTCTTCTATACGCGTATATGTATCGCTGGATTAGTTTAGTTGCTGTTGATGGCCAGTTCGTGTATCAATATAACGGTGTTGGGCGTAGCTTCTTAATTCAGTCGATGGGAAAAAATATTTCAAGCGAAAGTTACAAATTACACAGAGCGTTGCTCCATAACCCATTTATTTATGAAAACATCTTGTCCAGATTTGAAGAAGAACAAGAAAAGGCGATGATACAAGGTGGGCATTTATATACACATCCATTTGTATTAGGTGCTCAAGATATTAGATGGCTTCGTAAAGAGCATGTCCATAATATTTTAGATATGATTTTAATGTATGACCGTGAAGCAAAATATGACCCAACGTTAGAAGAAACTTCTGATGAATTATTAAGGTTATTCCTTGATGAAATTGAGTTATATTTCCAAAACTATTACGGTACAGGTGCCGATATGGTCGCAAAGAAAGAGAAAGAAATGTTTATTAAACAATTGTGGGATCGTTCGTACGCGAAAGGTTACGTAGATCCAAATAGTGCTCCTTATAAAAAGTGGCAAAATTTATTAAGCGTTCATGATGAAGAAGAAACGCCAAAAACGAATGTATAA
- a CDS encoding class I SAM-dependent methyltransferase — MKRNTYIDFLAYYGIGSAHPGGFTLTKQLLAQLPFRYGANVLEIGCGTGKTAAYMTKECGYKVTAVEQNEIMIQKAKDRWSFEGIDIQLIEGKAEQLPCLHDSFELVLGESILAFTEKERVISECYRVLQKDGKLVVIEMIINAHIGREEEEKIAQLYGMNELLTESEWIQLFQKANFRRVTIAGGGTIAETISSYIEEPEWNVSQFIPNELYEAWVQHENVRLMYQHILGHRIFICEK; from the coding sequence ATGAAACGAAACACATACATCGATTTCTTAGCGTATTACGGAATAGGGAGTGCTCATCCTGGCGGTTTTACGTTAACAAAACAATTGTTAGCACAACTGCCTTTTAGATATGGAGCTAACGTCCTTGAGATAGGCTGTGGTACGGGGAAAACAGCAGCGTATATGACAAAAGAATGTGGTTATAAAGTAACGGCGGTTGAACAGAATGAGATTATGATTCAGAAGGCGAAAGATAGATGGTCGTTTGAAGGAATAGACATTCAATTAATTGAAGGAAAGGCAGAGCAATTACCTTGTTTGCATGACTCATTTGAATTGGTACTCGGAGAATCGATACTTGCTTTTACAGAGAAAGAAAGGGTTATCTCGGAGTGCTATCGTGTATTACAGAAGGACGGAAAGTTAGTTGTAATTGAAATGATTATTAATGCCCACATTGGGAGGGAAGAGGAAGAGAAAATCGCCCAATTATATGGCATGAACGAACTATTAACTGAGAGTGAGTGGATTCAATTATTTCAGAAAGCAAACTTTAGGCGGGTTACAATTGCTGGCGGTGGCACAATTGCAGAAACAATCTCTAGCTATATAGAAGAGCCAGAATGGAATGTATCACAATTTATTCCGAATGAGTTATATGAGGCATGGGTACAGCATGAAAATGTACGACTTATGTACCAACATATTTTAGGCCATCGTATTTTTATATGTGAAAAATAA